The DNA region GGCGCCGACGAGCCCCAGTTCCTGGAGTTTGGCCGCCTCCTTCGGGTCCATGCCGTCGGCCTCGAGCTTCTGGAAGACCTGGGCAAGATCGTTGGGATCCGGTGACAGCGCCAGCACCGGTGCTGGCATCGCGCGCGCCTCGCTCAAGGCCTCCCGGGCGCTGGCGGTAGCCTCTGCGGCGGCAGCGGCCACAAGCGCGTCGTCTGTGACGAAGCGGGCGAGCCAGCCCAGGGCGCCGGCATAATCCGCTCCCATCACGGCCTTGACGAGGTCGATCGCGCCGCGGCCGCCCTGGCCGGCGTCCTGAAGGAAGAACTTGTTCGGCTTGCCTTTCGCGGCCTCGGTGGTCAGGGGACCCGCCGGCCCGATCCATTCCTCGTCCTGATCCTTGTGGCGCCGGCTGTAGCCCAGAAAGGGCAGGATCTGCGGCAGCGGAAGCTCCCGCACCTGGCTGGCAAGCGCCCGCTCGGCCTGTTGCGCCTGTTTCAGGGCTCCGTCGCGGGCCGTTTCAGCCGCGCCCCGCAGCTTCTGCTCGCGATCAGCCCGGTCCTCGGACGCCCGCAGCCGGCTCTGGGCCTTCTCGAGCTCGTCCCGGATCATACGGCTGTCGGTGGCCTGAGCCAGGAGCTGCTCGACCGTTTCCGTGGTCCGGCCGACCGTAAGGGCGGCCTTGTCGCGCAGGGACAGCTCCGGCGGTTCCTGAGCGGCGTTGACGAGGCCGTAGTAGCGCTGGACGTCTTGGTGCTTGGCCTGGGAGCCCTCGACGCCGCGCCGGATGCCGAGCGGCTTGAGGGCCTTGGCATAGTCGGTCTGAAAGCGGCGCAGCTCGGCGCGGCCGAACTGGGTCTTGGCGTCGAGGCGGCCGGTGGTGCGGTCAAGCGGCACAATGGCGACCTGGATGTGTGGGGTGGCCTCATCGAGATGCAGGACAGCCGAGGCCAGGCGATCGCCGAACTCTTTCCTGAGCCAGGCCATGGAGGCTTTGACCCAGGCCTCGGTGCGCTTGGG from Microvirga mediterraneensis includes:
- the mobV gene encoding MobV family relaxase, producing MSFAILRFEKIKSLSDLKGMTAHWDRSRPTPNADPNPHPEAVQFLHGQDPVAEVERRLPEKRRKDAVLCLEGLLSASPEYFRPDTPSQAGVYDPKRTEAWVKASMAWLRKEFGDRLASAVLHLDEATPHIQVAIVPLDRTTGRLDAKTQFGRAELRRFQTDYAKALKPLGIRRGVEGSQAKHQDVQRYYGLVNAAQEPPELSLRDKAALTVGRTTETVEQLLAQATDSRMIRDELEKAQSRLRASEDRADREQKLRGAAETARDGALKQAQQAERALASQVRELPLPQILPFLGYSRRHKDQDEEWIGPAGPLTTEAAKGKPNKFFLQDAGQGGRGAIDLVKAVMGADYAGALGWLARFVTDDALVAAAAAEATASAREALSEARAMPAPVLALSPDPNDLAQVFQKLEADGMDPKEAAKLQELGLVGA